Proteins from a single region of Ogataea parapolymorpha DL-1 chromosome IV, whole genome shotgun sequence:
- a CDS encoding Serine/threonine-protein phosphatase PP1-1: MSERGPDQWFEDIKNCKALPENDMKQLCEKVKDLLMEESNIQPVRSPVTVCGDIHGQFHDLLELFKIAGGFPSQSGLSTNYIFLGDYVDRGYFSLETFTLLMILKVKFPQHITLVRGNHESRQITQVYGFYEECLNKYGSTMVWKYCCQVFDFLTLSAIIDGKILCIHGGLSPEIRMLDQIRVLSRAQEVPHEGGFCDIVWSDPDNVDTWAISPRGAGWLFGAKVAREFNHINNLQLIARAHQLVMEGFRYHFPDKDVVTVWSAPNYCYRCGNVASVMKVDDNLNVNFQIFSAVPDDTLKINPSKNQKNGNEYFL; the protein is encoded by the coding sequence ATGTCAGAGCGAGGTCCAGATCAATGGTTCGAGGACATCAAAAACTGCAAAGCTCTTCCGGAGAATGATATGAAGCAACTATGCGAAAAAGTTAAAGATCTTTTAATGGAGGAGTCAAACATTCAACCTGTCAGGTCCCCTGTTACTGTTTGTGGTGATATCCATGGTCAGTTTCACGATCTTCTTGAATTGTTCAAAATTGCGGGAGGGTTTCCTTCTCAGTCTGGCCTAAGCACTAATTATATCTTTTTGGGTGATTACGTCGATAGAGGGTACTTCTCGCTTGAAACGTTCACGTTGTTAATGATTCTCAAAGTTAAATTCCCACAACATATAACATTGGTGAGAGGCAATCATGAATCGAGACAGATAACGCAAGTGTACGGATTCTATGAAGAGTGTTTGAACAAATATGGCTCAACAATGGTGTGGAAATACTGCTGTCAAgtgtttgatttccttACTCTCAGTGCAATAATAGACGGCAAAATTCTTTGTATTCATGGCGGCCTTTCTCCAGAAATCCGTATGCTAGACCAAATAAGAGTTCTAAGCAGGGCTCAGGAGGTGCCCCATGAAGGAGGATTTTGCGACATTGTTTGGTCAGATCCGGATAATGTAGATACTTGGGCGATTTCTCCAAGAGGTGCGGGGTGGTTGTTTGGGGCAAAGGTAGCCAGAGAGTTTAATCATATCAATAATTTGCAGTTGATCGCGCGCGCTCACCAGCTAGTCATGGAAGGATTCAGATACCATTTTCCTGATAAAGACGTGGTGACTGTCTGGTCTGCCCCAAATTACTGCTATCGATGTGGCAATGTTGCCAGTGTGATGAAAGTGGATGACAATTTGAACGTTAATTTCCAAATATTCAGTGCCGTTCCAGATGACACGCTAAAAATCAACCCATCTAAGAACCAAAAAAATGGAAACGAATACTTCTTATGA
- a CDS encoding Diacylglycerol O-acyltransferase 1 — protein sequence MSNWGLYKHFANYYPVRLHRSKELSPTKTPIKVELEEFDIPPLFASVTPNFLLSSLFRWKVIQKRKKTVERETITGPRYIFGYHPHGVIAMGVFAGFATEGAGFSKLFPGIRCFVTTLVNQFQLPFYRDYLMSLGCTAVTKKNISSLLDKGHSVVIVVGGASESLLAKPHLNSIVLKRRKGFVKLALQASGRFNNDDICLVPVYAFGENNIYDVYYTNETENSNNKNDGYIRQLLKWFQLRLKKNFGFTLPIIVSRGLLNYDFGLLPHRRPIHIVTGAPITVRRLHGRKYGDVVSPEEIDYYHSLYVQALQELFATYKDKYLLEHDRDLNIVE from the coding sequence ATGTCAAACTGGGGCCTGTATAAGCACTTTGCCAATTACTATCCAGTCCGTCTCCATAGAAGCAAAGAACTGTCCCCTACCAAAACCCCAATAAAAGTTGAATTAGAGGAGTTCGATATTCCGCCGCTTTTCGCATCTGTCACCCCAAACTTCTTGCTGAGTTCACTGTTCAGATGGAAAGTGAtacaaaaaagaaaaaaaaccgtCGAAAGAGAGACAATTACAGGGCCTAGATACATTTTTGGCTATCATCCTCATGGCGTTATCGCTATGGGAGTGTTCGCGGGGTTCGCAACTGAAGGTGCAGGATTTTCGAAACTGTTTCCAGGAATCCGCTGTTTTGTAACCACACTTGTAAACCAGTTTCAGCTTCCATTTTATCGTGATTACTTGATGAGCTTGGGATGTACTGCTGTGACCAAAAAAAACATTTCATCTTTGTTGGACAAAGGACACAGCGTGGTTATTGTGGTCGGTGGTGCAAGTGAAAGTTTGCTTGCAAAACCACATCTGAATTCTATCGTATTGAAGAGGCGAAAAGGTTTTGTCAAATTAGCACTCCAGGCAAGTGGAAGATTTAATAATGATGATATATGTTTGGTGCCAGTGTACGCATTTGGCGAGAACAACATTTATGACGTGTACTACACTAATGAGACGGAGAATTCTAACAACAAGAATGATGGCTATATACGCCAGTTACTCAAATGGTTCCAACTTCGACTCAAAAAGAATTTTGGGTTTACTCTTCCTATAATAGTTTCTCGTGGGCTGCTGAACTATGATTTTGGACTTCTTCCCCACAGACGTCCGATCCACATTGTCACTGGAGCTCCCATAACAGTTAGAAGGCTCCATGGGAGAAAGTACGGAGACGTAGTGTCCCCTGAAGAAATTGATTATTACCATAGCTTATACGTGCAAGCTCTACAAGAGCTTTTCGCCACTTACAAAGACAAATACCTGTTAGAACATGATCGCGATCTGAACATTGTTGAATAG